tattttgtCAAAATGCCAAAACGTGTTtgccagttttttttctttctgttttgaaaaGACTACTCTTCATGTTTTGGACATTTGGgcattttacttattttttagtGATACAAAGATCctacctcctctctcctgatATTGACATTGATACCGAACACAGCGTAACAATAATAATTGCTCATCCAAACATCTTTTACTTTCATATTTCCTAAATTTGATATCAATATTTTTCTACTGCATGAAGTTACTTGTTTTGACATACATATGACTGAGTTGTGGGCTTGGCTGTAGTAATGAATAACAATATTGACAAAGATAAAGAGTAAAGAGAGTATTTGCATTCTCCACTATCATTGAACGTTTACAGAGCAAGTGATTAATTCAACTGAGAAAAATATTGACATAATAATCCATATAGAAAGTAATCTGAATCTGCATCGCTAATTTCATGATATTGTCCACTATCGTGATCATGTAGCGTTTAATGATGTAAACGTCTATTCAGCCATAGTTGTGACATATTTCAACTGATTCTGACATTTCTTCTCTAATAAtcctttgtgtattttgtgtataTACAATATCTATATATCAAGACATTTTATTACCAACAGAAgttctttttctaactttaaCTGTTCACACTTTACCTTCTAGATGCCCTCAGCGATGAACGCGAACCGAACAGTGCAGTCTGCCAGCCCAGATGTGGGATCCGCTCCAGGGTCAATGGGCAATTTTGCACTTGGTGGACAGGCTGAAGTTTTGAAGCAAGTGCTGTGTGTCCTCGACAAGAAGGTTCGCaacttggagaaaaaaaaggtgagtTGGTTTGAGAGCAATTTGATCCGGATCCTTTCTGATAACTACATTCCTAGGTGTCTGTTGTGTACATTATGAGGATTTTGCAAAAACATTTGTCCCCAGATTTAgaaggttttattcatttttatttttctatggcAGAGTAAACTGGATGACTATCAAGTCAAGAAGGATAAAGGGGAGCGTCTCAACCAGGACCAGCTGGTGGGTGCATTGAAACAAATAATCCTGTTACGATTTAAACTACATTTACAACCTTGCATCCTCATGTGCCTTTTGCCTTCCAGGACGCACTCACCAAATTCCAGGAAATCACCTATAACTTGGAATTTGGCCGAGAGCTGCAGAAGACGTTCATCACACTGGGACAAGATGTAAGGATGACTATCTCTTTCTTGTGTGAAACTGTTCCCTCAGAGGTTTTTTTCACCCTAACTTTTAGTAACTTGACTTTATGTGGTTAAATCATTAGATCCAGAAGGTGGTGAAGAAGTCTGCACGGcgggagcagctgcagcgggAAGAGGCAGAGCAAAGGAGGCTGAAGACCATTTTGGAGCTGCAGTTCCTTCTGGACCGGCTGGGAGAGGACAATGTGCGGCGGGACCTGAAGGAGGGAGTTGGCGGCTCACCAATGCTGACGGATGCGCACCTTGCAGCTTTTGATGAGTTCTACAAGCTAGTGGGGCCAGACCGTGACCAAAGTGTCAGGTGGGTCAGAGTAATTGATTTCTGAGTGCAGTTGAGATGCCAAAgcattgtttctttttcacCAATGGAAAGGCATACATCTTGTATCTACACACGCAGGTTGGTTGACCGGTATGAAGAAGCATCTGTGCACCTCTGGGACCTACTGGAAGGGAAGAACAAGGCTGTGGTCGGGACAACATGTAAGTGACATTTCACATGGCGCCTAGGAATGATTGAGAGCAGTAGAGCTCAATATTTTTGTAACAATTGCTTTAACTTATTATTTTTGGCTCAGTTTATTTTGCAGCGAAAATGGTTTGTGATTTCGcagattttacattacattacattacattacatgtcatttagctgacgcttttatccaaagcgacgtacaataagtgcattcaaccatagggtacaaactcaggagaacaagaaacaagaaagtgcaatttcctcaaataagcgaatttacaatttgctatagatgagtgacgtcacaagtacaatttaagtgctgcaatttgttagtctttagtcgaggtagagtctgaagaggtgtgtctttagtttgcggcggaagatgtgaaggctctctgcggtcctgatgtcttcagagagcgcgttccaccatttcggcgcaaggacagcgaagagtcgagacctagtcgagtgttttgctctcagtgagggagggacgagtagttttgcagatgcagagcggagagtgcgggttgggatgtagggtttgaccatgtcctggatgtaagctggacccgatccattcacagcatggtacgtgagcaccagtgttttgaactggatgcgggcggccaccggtagccagtgaagagagcggaggagtggagtagtgtgggagaatttcggaaggttgaagaccagtcgagctgctgcattctgaatgagctgcagaggtcgaatggcggtggcagggagacctgccaggagggagttgcagtagtccaggcgggagatgacaagagcctgaatcagtacctgcgctgccttctgagtgagaaggggacgtattctcctgatgttgtagagcgtgtatctacaggatcgcgttgtcgcagtgatgttgggagtcagggagattTAGACGAAACAAGCCATTTGTAGACAATAACTCGTCACGACAATGATTAATCAATTCATGGACAAAGCAACTGCAGATCAGTGTTGAATTATTTGTGGCAAATCACTGTAATAGCAAAAATTAAGTTGACATAAAAGGATTTATTGTTAAACAAAACTTGACTTATGTTtagggctgtcacgatatcaCATTTTTGtcgtgcgattattgcaccaacatttattgcgatatacgatattgcaattttcaaactattttatgccactgataacataatgacaatataataacatagtaacaaaagtacaaagaatgttttatttgtcagtatAGTTGGACATTAGATTCGcaatatgaaaaaaatatcctaattaaaattaaaataagtgCAAGAGACACGGAGCAGGCAAAGCATCGGGCTTGGTGCGATGTGGTCGGgttcgagaaaatgtgtccagcgcGCCGCGCAGCCGGGGAGGTTTAACCCGTGGCTTCGACCGCCGGCAGGGCGACGCGCTCCACGactgcagggagagacggaggaatgCAGGGTGGTGGTCTATCGCAGCACCAAAGATTATTGCACGCGATTTCAGAGAGtgcgatatgtcattttattgcATATTGCGACAAGCCTTCTTATGTTGATTCTCAGAGTTGGAAAATTAGTTTGTAGGACATTTTCTTGGATGGTTGCTGCCACGGAGCTCTTTTATTGTGACGAGGCTGAGCATAACTAATTTGTCAGAAACTGTTCACCCAATGATAAGTAAAATGTTCAAATGATCTAAACATGACCTTACTCTATAAGGCACTGCAGTCAGTGATATGTTAGTGTGGCATTGTATCTTGTTAATGCTGCTTGCGTGCAGTGCTGTGATGCAAAAATCGGGGCTCTGGGCGTACTGCATTCTCAGCGATCCCGCCTCTCAACTCGCCGTGCTGCATTCTGCTTGGGCTGTGTGTGGGCTTACCCTGACTCAGCAGCGGGGCAGCGTGCCAGCGGCCCTGCCGCCTGTGGTTCCACTAGTAGGATCTCTGGAGCCACGTTAGGATACTGGTGACCCAGTTCACTGGGGTGACACCGGCCAACACGTTGCCCTCAGTAAGGAGGTCTCACTCGGGGTGATACTTATTCAGGCATCAGCAGACTTGTTGGCTTGAAGCCTGAGGCAGTGAAGGAAATAGCTCTGACCTGCTTCGCCAGTGGGCCCAAACAGCCCGAGCAAGCTTAAAGGCTCTTGTAGTATTTTCTAGTAAATCACAAGTCCTGATTGTTTTGCTATCATATTTATTATCTATCTACTTTTTATCCCATATTAGGCATCGGTGGACCTATGTGAATGCTGCCATAGCTTTAAGGTCCTCATCTGTGGTGCCTGCCAAAAGAGTGCAGTGCAGTCCGTTATCCAGATAGACTCAacctgttataatggtaggggagaCTTTGATCTGGTTTTGTATTCTGCTCACAGCGGTGAATAAAAGCCCTCTATTTAGTTTTGCTTGCTGAACGGaaacaaccttgtgctttcaTTCACTTTGCTTCTCTTTGTACGAGGTGATGTTTCCACTTGTATTAGCTGTTGGGtcattgatttttgtttttcttctgctgtcCAACAAACAGTCCAAATCCCAAAGATAGTCCCCTTGCTATGATAGAATTCTACAACTATTCAAGTTTGGCATTGACATCTAACCGACAACGCAACAGTGGAGATTATGTTTTGAGATTACATTGGGTGGTGTTGTGTCCTATTTTTTAAGGAGTCGTTTCTTCACTTATGAAAGAACGAATATATTTATTAGCCCCTCACTAAGTCCCAACCCAGGATCGCACCCTGATTCTTACCATTGATACCCATTACCTGTGGACGTTAGAAGGAGTTATGCTctgctaaaatgtttttttttaatgttaaaacTGAGTGAGCTAACATGAGGAGAGAAGGTTATTACAACATTAACTAGCATTAGCAGAAGGGTTTACTGAGCACAAGCtgcatttaaatgattaataaacGGTAAATTAAACTGTTTTGACTCTATGGCCAGATGGTGGTGGGTTTCACCTACGCTGGGGTCAGTCGGCTTTTACATTTCTAGTTTTCACTGCTGAATCAGATGTATCCTCCAAATGCATATTGTACATTATTCTGTCTGCTCGACACTAAAAGTGTATATGTTATACAAATATTAGATATTTCTTCGTGACCTTCTGTGTTCCCAAGCCTGACTCAGAAGCAGCAGCCAACAACATTGTTTGATTGTTGTGATTTATTTCAAATTGAATTGCTCTCtattctttccttcctctcctaGACAAGGCATTGAGAGAGACTTTGGACCAGGTTATGCTGAGTGGGTACTTTGACCAGGTGCCATCTCACCAAAACGGAGTGTGTGAGGAGAAAGCGGCAGAAGAGGCAGAGGCGCAGGACCAAGCCTCAGCAGCGACGGtggctgaagcagcagcagcccctgCTGTCGTAGCTGAATCGTCAGAAGCAGAAGAGCAGAGTCCGACTGCTGATCCAGGTCCTGATCACTCTCTGAAAACATGCTCCGTTATACTTCTACTGTCTTTTTAAATACTCACACAATGAATCTTCAACGATGTCTGCGCTGCTTTCTCTAAATGAATAGTTCTTCTCTTTACAGAACCGGAAGTAGTTGAGTTCACTGATTCCATCGCGGTGGAAAAAACGGAGGTGAGATTAATTGTCCCATTTCTAATAGTGTTTTAGAAActaggggtgggggaaaaatcaatttttcgatttctctcgattctctctagaatgATTCGGTCTAGAttaagaaaagttaataatcggaattaaaaaaaaaaaattctgtctcgcgcgagatatttgctcgctcgcggagcgtgaacttcctcgctcgcgaggttaatctctgctcgcgctcgaaggtgttttctacgcgctcgctgtttttctttttgacagtaagggggcggagccagtcaccatggtctctacacctgattggttacaaaccccgtctttggattggctggagtgatgcattcacaaactatagaagcccatttccgcacaaatgtaaggggataaaaagtcgaaatcatgagataaaacgttgtcaaaaaacaaacgccccccttcggtaatcgtagtggaccgtagatgacaaccagctacaaccatcatttaccatcattaccggcacattaagagcgatgcgtccagctcgcagactgaatctgaatatctagtaactttaccgaactatggaggagcctgcgcatatcttacctcattatttcgattttccaaaaagtcgatccgtattgaaagttggcaagatattcagatttggacttttttccggaattttacaaatacggaccggtctgagactaagagcagctttttattcatttaaaagaaaaactaatcggtttaatattttttttttacatcggctacttccatattgtgttgaaatgcaagctgcattggttcatgcattgttgatagaaaatcatatttgtgacaaagatttttttttttcttataaaaaattagagaaggtaattcatctgttgattttctttaattatcaaataaagtaggaagtgattagcaaactcggatttgagaaaattttgaaaatcgagatgcatcgataatcgttttatcagtttagaatcgataatcggtttagaatcgaatcgttgacctgggaatcgaatcgtgaggtgccaagagattcccacccctattaGAAACAGCTGGTGTTATAATCTTTTTGCATAATGcttatttttgttctttctttccttccactAGTTTATAAACAGACAGTTCATTCCAGACGGCACATACAGCGGCAGCGAGAAGGAGCAGGGGGACGAGTGGGCCACGGAAACAGAGGTAGGTTGCCGGGGACCTTCTGTTGATCAATGTTTCTCCTGCTGtagatgcagacacacaaatgacCATTAAACCAAAACCAAATACTCTTTGCTAGACTCTGCAATGTGGCTGCTCCTGTTATCACATGACAGCCGCATTTTAGAAGGTCATTTGCAGGGTTTTCTTGCATAAATGAAAACGTCTACAGAATCCTGcaaatggttgttgttgtagctGCAGCCACATAGTCAGTAAGGCAACAGTGTCCCTGAAAGAAATCCAGTGTACCGTGTTTTATAAGGCAGCGAACTGAATGTGACATTTGCAAGTAGTAGTAAGTACGGTCGGTACGGTAGTCTGTGTACGTCCATGATTATTTAGTATAAGATTTGATTTTATAGTTTTTACAATTCCACCTCAGCATTGAAGAGCTGGACGGTGGACTTGGTTATAGTTAGTTAGTTTATTTGTACACCAGCTGGCTTTTAAGGGAATGTTATTAAAAACACATGAGTATAAACCTCTATGTGCACATTCGGTGCTCACGCACCACTTTTTGGCAACTGTCATCCAATAACCCCATACCATTTCTCAATCATTGTCCGTCCTGTAGGTTCCTTATTCGCCTGTTCTGCCTGTCTTCCACTCTCAGGCAGTCAGTGccgttcagcagcagcagcagcagcagccgccgcctgTGCAGCCTGCAGCTTCACCTGTTGCCCCGGAGACCCACCCATTGAACTTGGTGTCTCCCGTGCCGCCCACTGACCCCCTGGTCAGGAAGCAGGTGGTGCAGGACTTAATGGCACAGATGCAGGGAATGTACAACTTCATGCAGGTGGGAACTTTATGCTGTTATAACAATCGTTTACTGTAGATATGGAGCACGTTGCTCATCAAGTCTCTTCTCTCAGGACTCTATGCTGGAGTTTGACGGACCCATTGACCCGGCCATTGTCTCATCACAGCCTATGAAACCTGCTCAGAACATGGACTTACCACAGATGGTGTGCCCTCCAGGTGAGAGAAACTTAGTTCTGATGTCTTGTATTGTGTAAGCATCATACTGAATAGCTTAAAAGGACTTTTCTGGTTTACCAAGTTGCAATAAACTTCTTAGCTCACCCAGAGTCCCGGCCATCGCAACCCAAAACTGTTCCTGTCCAACCGGACACCACACAAGTAAGCATTCAAGCTGACACGGACAACGCTGATTGTAAGGCCACTTGAAAGATATTTTGAGAGGGGATGTTTAATTTTCGCTCTGTTTGCAGGTTTCCATTGTCTCCCCGACACCGCCCCCCATGTATCAGACTTCACACACGCCCGATCCTCGACCGTCTACAGAAACCATCGACCCCATCCAGGTAAACATTCTGCTCTGTGAAAGACTTTGTGTGGAAAAAGTTAGTCCttgttaaatatttgattcaGCCCGTAAAATGACCAACTTCTGTAAGTATTTAGTTGATGGTTGCTGAATGATTTGAATAGACCAAATACCAAGAAAATTATCTCAGTTAATTAGCATCTTATCTTCATCATATCTTTTCATCCTGCTGTAAAGAAACTGAATCGAAGGCTATTAAATTGAGAAATGTTTTGACCTGTTGCTTGTTTCCTGTCTTTGACAGACGTCCTCGTCGTCGGAGCAGCCCTCTGCAGCTCACCCACCGGTTTTTCAGCCTGGTTCCAAAGCTCCACACAGCAGTGGCATCAATGTCAACGCCGCCCCATTCCAGTCAATGCAGACCGTAAGGGAAATTGTCACAACGCTTATTGAAATATTGCCCATTTTATTAAATGGTTTTCGGATTAAAAGCGTTTCATGTTTAATGTGAAGATTTGGCCCGTCATGCAGTTAAACAAGGGCTCCGCAGGACTTTGTGTACCTTTCTGTGGAATTAAAATGACTGACTTCCATTAGAAATTGCTTATTGAGTCCTTCAGTGCCCTCTCATCAGATTGCAGTTGTACGGATTTGTAGTGAAACCAGGAAATAATGAGTAACCGACTTAACTCATAATGAGCTTTTGTCCTTTCCACTGGTTTTGGCCTGAACAATATGTCTCTTGTTCTCCTCTTAGGTGTTCAACCTCAATGCCCCGGTCCCACCAGCTAATGAGACGGAGGCTCTGAACCAGGCCAGCCAATACCAGAACAGCTACAACCAAGCCTTCAGCAGCCAGCCGCAGCATCCTGTGGAGCAGACCGAGATGCAGCCAGAGCCACTGCAATCTGGTGGGTTGACTTTTAGTTTCCTTCATCATGTATTTGCTTGATTTGAGTTTGCCAGATTTCCCT
The DNA window shown above is from Gasterosteus aculeatus chromosome X, fGasAcu3.hap1.1, whole genome shotgun sequence and carries:
- the caprin1b gene encoding caprin-1b isoform X3, giving the protein MPSAMNANRTVQSASPDVGSAPGSMGNFALGGQAEVLKQVLCVLDKKVRNLEKKKSKLDDYQVKKDKGERLNQDQLDALTKFQEITYNLEFGRELQKTFITLGQDIQKVVKKSARREQLQREEAEQRRLKTILELQFLLDRLGEDNVRRDLKEGVGGSPMLTDAHLAAFDEFYKLVGPDRDQSVRLVDRYEEASVHLWDLLEGKNKAVVGTTYKALRETLDQVMLSGYFDQVPSHQNGVCEEKAAEEAEAQDQASAATVAEAAAAPAVVAESSEAEEQSPTADPEPEVVEFTDSIAVEKTEFINRQFIPDGTYSGSEKEQGDEWATETEAVSAVQQQQQQQPPPVQPAASPVAPETHPLNLVSPVPPTDPLVRKQVVQDLMAQMQGMYNFMQDSMLEFDGPIDPAIVSSQPMKPAQNMDLPQMVCPPAHPESRPSQPKTVPVQPDTTQVSIVSPTPPPMYQTSHTPDPRPSTETIDPIQTSSSSEQPSAAHPPVFQPGSKAPHSSGINVNAAPFQSMQTVFNLNAPVPPANETEALNQASQYQNSYNQAFSSQPQHPVEQTEMQPEPLQSVVGAFHSQDQSGGHQQPPQQGPGFGRQGQSFYNSRGMSRGGPRNARGMINGYRGSSNGFRGGYDGYRPPFANTPNSGYGQTQFNTPRDYSNGNYQRDGYQPNYKRGAGQGPRGVSRGSTQAIRS
- the caprin1b gene encoding caprin-1b isoform X4; its protein translation is MPSAMNANRTVQSASPDVGSAPGSMGNFALGGQAEVLKQVLCVLDKKVRNLEKKKSKLDDYQVKKDKGERLNQDQLDALTKFQEITYNLEFGRELQKTFITLGQDIQKVVKKSARREQLQREEAEQRRLKTILELQFLLDRLGEDNVRRDLKEGVGGSPMLTDAHLAAFDEFYKLVGPDRDQSVRLVDRYEEASVHLWDLLEGKNKAVVGTTYKALRETLDQVMLSGYFDQVPSHQNGVCEEKAAEEAEAQDQASAATVAEAAAAPAVVAESSEAEEQSPTADPEPEVVEFTDSIAVEKTEFINRQFIPDGTYSGSEKEQGDEWATETEAVSAVQQQQQQQPPPVQPAASPVAPETHPLNLVSPVPPTDPLVRKQVVQDLMAQMQGMYNFMQDSMLEFDGPIDPAIVSSQPMKPAQNMDLPQMVCPPAHPESRPSQPKTVPVQPDTTQVSIVSPTPPPMYQTSHTPDPRPSTETIDPIQTSSSSEQPSAAHPPVFQPGSKAPHSSGINVNAAPFQSMQTVFNLNAPVPPANETEALNQASQYQNSYNQAFSSQPQHPVEQTEMQPEPLQSVGAFHSQDQSGGHQQPPQQGPGFGRQGQSFYNSRGMSRGGPRNARGMINGYRGSSNGFRGGYDGYRPPFANTPNSGYGQTQFNTPRDYSNGNYQRDGYQPNYKRGAGQGPRGVSRGSTQAIRS
- the caprin1b gene encoding caprin-1b isoform X1, translated to MPSAMNANRTVQSASPDVGSAPGSMGNFALGGQAEVLKQVLCVLDKKVRNLEKKKSKLDDYQVKKDKGERLNQDQLDALTKFQEITYNLEFGRELQKTFITLGQDIQKVVKKSARREQLQREEAEQRRLKTILELQFLLDRLGEDNVRRDLKEGVGGSPMLTDAHLAAFDEFYKLVGPDRDQSVRLVDRYEEASVHLWDLLEGKNKAVVGTTYKALRETLDQVMLSGYFDQVPSHQNGVCEEKAAEEAEAQDQASAATVAEAAAAPAVVAESSEAEEQSPTADPEPEVVEFTDSIAVEKTEFINRQFIPDGTYSGSEKEQGDEWATETEVPYSPVLPVFHSQAVSAVQQQQQQQPPPVQPAASPVAPETHPLNLVSPVPPTDPLVRKQVVQDLMAQMQGMYNFMQDSMLEFDGPIDPAIVSSQPMKPAQNMDLPQMVCPPAHPESRPSQPKTVPVQPDTTQVSIVSPTPPPMYQTSHTPDPRPSTETIDPIQTSSSSEQPSAAHPPVFQPGSKAPHSSGINVNAAPFQSMQTVFNLNAPVPPANETEALNQASQYQNSYNQAFSSQPQHPVEQTEMQPEPLQSVVGAFHSQDQSGGHQQPPQQGPGFGRQGQSFYNSRGMSRGGPRNARGMINGYRGSSNGFRGGYDGYRPPFANTPNSGYGQTQFNTPRDYSNGNYQRDGYQPNYKRGAGQGPRGVSRGSTQAIRS
- the caprin1b gene encoding caprin-1b isoform X2, which gives rise to MPSAMNANRTVQSASPDVGSAPGSMGNFALGGQAEVLKQVLCVLDKKVRNLEKKKSKLDDYQVKKDKGERLNQDQLDALTKFQEITYNLEFGRELQKTFITLGQDIQKVVKKSARREQLQREEAEQRRLKTILELQFLLDRLGEDNVRRDLKEGVGGSPMLTDAHLAAFDEFYKLVGPDRDQSVRLVDRYEEASVHLWDLLEGKNKAVVGTTYKALRETLDQVMLSGYFDQVPSHQNGVCEEKAAEEAEAQDQASAATVAEAAAAPAVVAESSEAEEQSPTADPEPEVVEFTDSIAVEKTEFINRQFIPDGTYSGSEKEQGDEWATETEVPYSPVLPVFHSQAVSAVQQQQQQQPPPVQPAASPVAPETHPLNLVSPVPPTDPLVRKQVVQDLMAQMQGMYNFMQDSMLEFDGPIDPAIVSSQPMKPAQNMDLPQMVCPPAHPESRPSQPKTVPVQPDTTQVSIVSPTPPPMYQTSHTPDPRPSTETIDPIQTSSSSEQPSAAHPPVFQPGSKAPHSSGINVNAAPFQSMQTVFNLNAPVPPANETEALNQASQYQNSYNQAFSSQPQHPVEQTEMQPEPLQSVGAFHSQDQSGGHQQPPQQGPGFGRQGQSFYNSRGMSRGGPRNARGMINGYRGSSNGFRGGYDGYRPPFANTPNSGYGQTQFNTPRDYSNGNYQRDGYQPNYKRGAGQGPRGVSRGSTQAIRS